Proteins from one Choloepus didactylus isolate mChoDid1 chromosome 4, mChoDid1.pri, whole genome shotgun sequence genomic window:
- the LOC119533219 gene encoding LOW QUALITY PROTEIN: 60S ribosomal protein L34-like (The sequence of the model RefSeq protein was modified relative to this genomic sequence to represent the inferred CDS: inserted 1 base in 1 codon; substituted 1 base at 1 genomic stop codon) produces MVQCLTYCCRLSYNTASNKTRLSQTPGNRIVYLYTKENEKTPXSACGVCPGXLWGVRAVRPKVFMRLFKTNKKKHVSRAYGGSMCVKCVHDGIKHAFLIEEQKIMTVLRAEAQSQKAK; encoded by the exons ATGGTCCAGTGCTTGACGTACTGTTGTAGGCTATCCTACAATACTGCTTCCAACAAGACTAGGCTGTCCCAGACCCCTGGTAATAGAATTGTTTACCTTTATACCAAGGAGAATGAGAAGACAC AATCTGCATGTGGTGTGTGCCCAGGCTGACTTTGGGGTGTTCGTGCTGTGAGGCCTAAAGTTTTTATGAGgttgtttaaaacaaacaaaaaaaaacatgtcagCAGAGCATATGGTGGTTCCATGTGTGTTAAATGTGTCCATGACGGAATCAAGCATGCTTTCCTGATTGAAGAGCAGAAAATCATGACAGTGTTGAGGGCAGAAGCACAGAGTCagaaagccaaataa